Genomic window (Oryza sativa Japonica Group chromosome 3, ASM3414082v1):
CAATTGTTACAGCTTAACCTTGACAAAAGTGCAAAAAGGGTAAGCTCATATGACCACCCCTAAATGGCCTACTAGCAGTACACTACACAGAGCTGCAGCAATGCAAGATCAAAGCAGGACATAACATATATTCACCTAACACTGTCCACATTATGCAATTCCACTGTTTACTTTACTTCCTCTTGCTCTGCATAATCCAAGATCTACAGTTGAGCTTATGGAAGGTTAATTGAATTGATTGTGGCAGCATCACTAGCATGGCATCTCAGAGAGTGagaggtagtagtagtagtagtagcatttttccttttctgaaTGTTAAGATGGCTTTAATAATTGTTCAGATATCTAGGCTTTGTGTGCATGAAAGGCTGGCAATGGTCTAATggtctcctcttcttctcctctcctctcatcagTGGAGGAGCATGGCCTGCCCACATGGTTGCTGGCATTATTGCCTTGCCTTTCTTTCCATGCAATGCAAGATGCAACCAATGGTGGATTGGATCTGAAGGTCCAACCTTTGTCCTGTGGAAAACAGGTCAAATGGTACTATTTCTTGCCATCAATTGAGCAAAGTGCCCCCCTTTAGGGTTCATCACAGATTCCTGACCGTCCAGGAGGCCATCCTCCCCTCTTTTGTGGATAAAGAGTAATAATCACCCACGTAGCCAACACCTTTTTGCGATGATCCAACATCGCGACCGTCTGATCGTAAATCGAAGTCACGATTAAATACACGGACGAATAAAAGGCATATTCGATGGTTTGCCACCCAGCCCACCCTTTACATTGCTACCATCACCACCGCATGACAATGTCATGTATGATCCTTTAAGTCAATAACATGTGGACCATATCATCCTTTAAGAGTGGCAAACCATCGAATCCCCGTGAAACACAACGGTGtctataatttataaaaatatataatttcgATGGGCCCTTTTAAAAAGTAGGAAtttcctcttattttttaaacttttttttctgaagaCTGATCAAATGTGATAATGTTTTATGTGACATTCCCTGTTGTGTGTTTGATCACAGTCACAAGATGCACTTGGTAGTGCAATGACAAAGAGTGTGTGGTTTCAACTTTAAGATTTTATGTTTAATTTCTAACACGCtcgtaatttctttttaaaagaTGTTTGGACTGGAGAGATGTCACTTCCtccaaatctctctctctctctctctctcagtcaCAGGCACTAGTGTTAAGCTTAAGCAGAGAGACATGTGGTTGGGAGGTCCACTGCTGATGGGTGTCCTTAAGCAAGTGTTGTTTTTCGGCTTTTGGGGGTCTTTGATCGGATCTTCAATTCTTCATTCAGACAGCGCTCAGCTGTGGCGGCAGTGCAGTGCGCCCACAAAAACGACTTTCATTCATGCGTTGCTGCGGCTGCTGCGGACCAGCCTGCCTTGCCTGATCCCCCTTTTAATTTCGTTTTTTGTTTACTTCTCAAGTGGCCACCATCCCGTTCCGTTTGTTGTTTTCTAGTACCAATGTACCACACGCTGCAGGCTGCATCAACGggctgaaaaaaaaagtgcatcTTTTAGCCCTTGGTTTCTGTAAAATATCACCTAATTTTTGGTTTCTTTGTGTATACAATGTAAAAGGAATACACACATCACACATGTACTTTGATAGTACTCCCCTGTCTCATAATCTAAAAGATTTTAGAGGGATGTGACATTTTCTAGTACTATTTCCTTCAACATCacatatattatgggacagagggagtattatcttTTCTCACTGTCAACAACTCAGTTTAGCGGCAAGCTCACATGTTAAGTAGGAGTACTTAAGTTGAGAGGGGTCTTGAGGTAATCAGACATGGCAGAGGAAGCAGGGCGTTTCACACCTTGCCAAATCTGAAGGTCTCTTTGCAAATGTACATCTTGTACTCCGTAtaaattgagagagagagagagagcgctctTGATTCATGTCATCATGTGGGGTTCTCTCTGAGATGGTGAGGCATGACCTGCTGGCTTTCCACTGGAAATTGGTTCTTCCTCCCTCATATGGCAGGCAGAGCATGATCTGCCTTACATGAGCCTCCTGTCTGTGTcatcaccacctcctccacaaGCAGCTGCTGAAAGTGAGAGAGTTCTTGGATCACTCAGAGCTAGCATCCCTACCATTACTCTGCAAGGTACTCTCATCTTGGATCACTTGATTTTCAGTTCATCTTTTGGGTCTCGTGGTTGATTCATTCGATATTGTTTTCACTTTCCTCTTcagtcttcttccttctttcgtTGGTGCAGTCATTTCAGAGTAAATTCAGATGCGACGCATGTAGCTGTCTAGTAGTGTTATGGTTGGTTCTTTGTTCAGTTGCCATGAGATGATTCAGATAGAAACCCGTCACACTCTGAACATTACAGCTTATAGCTGCGGTTTGTCGCATCAAAACTAGGCATTCCGGTTGGTGTTTTTCGCTTGATTTGTACTACTATTTGGAATTTTAGCAGGTGACACAAGAAAGCACCCAGCTAATCACTCACTTGGCTTTAGCCTCTAAATGGCTCCCACTGCGTGATTAAAAACTGTTAAAACTTCAGATTACTGACAAATGCAACGGCAAATCATCAACCGAATCCAATGCAGCAGCAGTCCTGctctgaattttattttttccgcTTCTTGATTTCTTCGTTTTGCTCGGACACTGTGACCGTCACCACTGACGAACAGTAGCTTGTGCTGGCAGCAAAGTGCCCTCGTCCTGCCGAAGCTTTAGTCAACATTTCCTTGGATCTTACGATTGAGACATGCCAGCTACTACTCCCAATTCTTGTTTTTCATTTCTATTATTTCATCTGCATTTCTGGTAATGACGATGCGTTTCTTGCTTCAGATTTTGCTCGGTTCAGACACTGACGAGGTGTAGTAAGGCTAGTTAGTAGCTAAGCTTGCACGAAGCTTAGCTGCGAcatggagaggaagaggaggggatggCTCGAGCGCATCAAGAGGCTCTTCGTCTCCGAGCCGAAGCAGAAGCCCAAGCCGGACAAGGTTTGCACCGATTCATTCTTGCCACAAATTTTGCCGAAATTTTTGCGAGAATTCGTTTGATTGATTGATGAGTTGAGCTGACGAGGAGGTGGTGTTGTTGATTGATTTATTGATCAGAAGGTGAAGAGCAAGAGGTGGATGTTCGCGGGCAAGCTCAAGACGCAGCACTCGTTcgcgctgccggcgccggcgccggcggtggaggaggagcagatCAGGCAGGCGGAGGACGAGCAGAGCAAGCACGCGATGGCGGTCGCGCTCGCCAccgcggcggccgcagaggccgccgtcgccgccgcgcacgccgccgccgaggtggtCCGCCTCACCGGGAAGACGGCCGCattggctccggcgccggcgacgacgacgacgccgacgccgtacGGCCACGAACACGCCGCCCTTATGATCCAATCCGTCTACCGTGGATACCTCGTAAGTAAAACAAACAACTAAAATTTTTTGCTTCAAACCTTCAAAATTTATAGCCCCCATTTTCAATGGATTTCGTAGCGATTTGATAATTCGTCCAATTTTCAGTGAATTTGATGTCGCTCACCAAAAATGTCTTCGTATCAATACATTTTCTGTTGCtttaatccttttttttttctttttgtttttttacaggCGAGGAGGGCGTTGCGAGCGTTGAAGGGGTTGGTGCGGCTGCAGGCGCTGATCCGGGGGCAGGCGGtgcggcggcagacggcggcgacgctgcGCGGCCTCGAGTCGCTCATGAAGATCCAGGCGCGGCAGCGCGCCAGGgcctcatccgccgccgccgccggcggcgaccacaaCGCCGCTAATTCGCCGGCGCCCGACGGCATGGACGCGCTGCTCCGGCGAGGCCGGGAGCTGtactacgccgccgccgccgccgtccacgtaAGTAACACTAGTAGTAAAAGAACACTCTCACCAGCTAGCTGCTATAGCTAGGTAGTAGGAACGTGCGAATGATTTGCTGGGCACATGCGCGGCATGTGGTGCGGGGTGGCGGCACGGCAGACGGCGACCCGGCCGCGTCACGTCGGTGTCGTGCGCGGCCATCGCCAGGACACATGCACATGCATATGCCCCGATTCTTTCGTTGCTTCTGTTCTTGCGCCCAATGTAGCACTGTCCAGTGTAGCactgtagtagtagtactactcacAACATTTTGCTTTGCACCATCAGCTGCTGTTTCTGCTGTAATCTGGCTCTTCTTTTCCTATACTTGTCTGTCCATCGATCCATGCCTGCAAGTGCCAATGCTCATAGTAACAGTAAAAAgaagagggaaaagagagagagagagagagagagagagagcttggcATATTTCGGTGGGCGAGCCAGTGAATGGATTTCATTTTACTGAAGAATCTGAAGGGCGATTGgtggttgttgttgttgtgcagGAACAGCAGCTGAGCAAGGGGTGGGACAGCAGCACACTGTCGAAGGAGGAGATGAGCGCCATGAGCCGGAgcagggaggaggccgccctcaagcGCGTCCGCGCGCTCCAGTACGCCTCGCTCCACCAGAGCGTACGTCACCTCACCTCCCCCATGACGTCACGTCCCCCAGCCACTGACAGCGCGGGGCCCCCGCGATCCGGCTGTCTGGGCCCACTCGTCGGTGACTGATCGAGAGCTGTTAATTTTTGGCGCAGGAGAAGGTCGGGGTCAGGAGGCAGCCGATGAGCCGGGAGGAGATGGAGACGCTGAACCAGCGGTGGAGCTGGCTGGAGGAATGGGTCGGGTCGCAGCCGCCGTTCGATAAGGACATCCCCGTCGCGCACCAATCTCCAAGCagggacgccgccggcgccgccatgaaCGACGACgaacgcccgccgccgccgccggtgctccgGTCCAGGTCCAGGGCCGACAGGCTCGcctgcgtcggcggcgacgacgacgacgccgacagGCAGCTCGGGTACTCGGCGAGGCGGTCATTCACCCGCGCCGGGAGGCGCACGCCGGcgagggacgacgacggcggcggcgcggcggcgttccCGGGGTACAtggcgtcgacggcgtcggcCAAGGCCAAGTTCCGGTCCATGAGCACGCCCAAGGagcgctccggcgccggcgcggcggacgcCTACTCGGAGCAGTGCTTCCCGTTCGCCGACCGCCTCCTGTCGCCGATCCCCTCCATGTCGCCGATCCCGTCCATCGCCAGCGACATCGTCTTCGCG
Coding sequences:
- the LOC4332865 gene encoding protein IQ-DOMAIN 3 isoform X2; translated protein: MERKRRGWLERIKRLFVSEPKQKPKPDKVKSKRWMFAGKLKTQHSFALPAPAPAVEEEQIRQAEDEQSKHAMAVALATAAAAEAAVAAAHAAAEVVRLTGKTAALAPAPATTTTPTPYGHEHAALMIQSVYRGYLARRALRALKGLVRLQALIRGQAVRRQTAATLRGLESLMKIQARQRARASSAAAAGGDHNAANSPAPDGMDALLRRGRELYYAAAAAVHEQQLSKGWDSSTLSKEEMSAMSRSREEAALKRVRALQYASLHQSEKVGVRRQPMSREEMETLNQRWSWLEEWVGSQPPFDKDIPVAHQSPSRDAAGAAMNDDERPPPPPVLRSRSRADRLACVGGDDDDADRQLGYSARRSFTRAGRRTPARDDDGGGAAAFPGYMASTASAKAKFRSMSTPKERSGAGAADAYSEQCFPFADRLLSPIPSMSPIPSIASDIVFARSSRPAAAQRSPRVKGPMTPTRSRSRRSPGRHSFGSEAALHQLQMEQYTPIR
- the LOC4332865 gene encoding protein IQ-DOMAIN 3 isoform X1; its protein translation is MERKRRGWLERIKRLFVSEPKQKPKPDKKVKSKRWMFAGKLKTQHSFALPAPAPAVEEEQIRQAEDEQSKHAMAVALATAAAAEAAVAAAHAAAEVVRLTGKTAALAPAPATTTTPTPYGHEHAALMIQSVYRGYLARRALRALKGLVRLQALIRGQAVRRQTAATLRGLESLMKIQARQRARASSAAAAGGDHNAANSPAPDGMDALLRRGRELYYAAAAAVHEQQLSKGWDSSTLSKEEMSAMSRSREEAALKRVRALQYASLHQSEKVGVRRQPMSREEMETLNQRWSWLEEWVGSQPPFDKDIPVAHQSPSRDAAGAAMNDDERPPPPPVLRSRSRADRLACVGGDDDDADRQLGYSARRSFTRAGRRTPARDDDGGGAAAFPGYMASTASAKAKFRSMSTPKERSGAGAADAYSEQCFPFADRLLSPIPSMSPIPSIASDIVFARSSRPAAAQRSPRVKGPMTPTRSRSRRSPGRHSFGSEAALHQLQMEQYTPIR